The genome window GCCATCTGGAGGGCGGGCAGATCATCCTGATGGACACGCCAGGCATCCACAAAAGCACGCGCAAGCTGAACGAAGTGATGGTCAAAACCTCGCTCAGCACCTACGGCGATGTGGACCTGATCCTGTTCATGATCGACGCCCGCCAGGGGTTCGGCGACGAGGACGCGTTTGTGCTGGAATCGATGCAGCAGTCGCGCACGCCGAAAATTCTCGTGATCAACAAGATCGACCTGATCCCGAAGGCGCGCATTCTGGAATTGACGGGCGCGGTGAACGCGAAGGAGACGTTCATCGAAACCGTGCCCATTTCGGCATTGAAGTCGGATGGACTGAAACTGCTGGAGCAGGTGCTGCTCAAACACCTGCCAAAAGGCCCGCGCTATTTCCCGGAAGACATGATCACCGACGCGCCGGAGGAATTTCTGATAATGGAAATCATTCGCGAAAAAGTGTTCAAGCTGACTGCAATGGAAATTCCCTATGCGGTGGCGGTGCTGGTGGAGAGCCTGCGGGAAGGAAAACGCGGAATGTTGGTGATTGATGCAACCATTTTCGTAGAAAAAGCATCTCAAAAGAAGATCGTCATTGGCAGTGGGGGGACTTTGCTCAAGAAGATCGGCACCCACTCGCGTGAAGAAATCGAGCGGCGGCTCGGCAACAAGGTATTCCTCAATCTATTCGTTAAAGTGAAAGAGCGCTGGCGCGATGACGTCCGCGCCTTAAAGGAGTTTGGATACACACATGGTCTCCATTAAAACGGATGAAGAAATCGAAAAGATGCGGGTGACCGGGCAACTCGCCGCCGAAGTGTTGGTGATGATCGAACCGTACATCAAGCCCGGCGTGACGACGGACGAGCTCAATCGGATCTGTCACGACTACATCATCAAGAAGGGAGCGATCCCGGCACCTCTGAACTACCGGGGATTCCCGAAGAGCATCTGCACATCGGTCAACGATGAGGTGTGTCACGGCATCCCCTCCGACCGCAAGCTGCGCAATGGGGACCTGGTCAATCTCGACATCACCACCATTGTGGACAAGTATCATGGCGACACCAACAAGACGTTTTTTGTCGGATCGCCCCGGAAAAACGCGGCCAAGCTGACCGAGGCCACCAAGATCGCCCTGCACAAGGCCATCGACGTGGTGAAGCCAGGTGCGCGGCTGGGTGATATCGGCGCCACCATTCAACAGTATGTTGAGAAGCAGGGCTATTCCGTGGTGCGCGAGTTTTGCGGACACGGAATCGGCATCAAATTTCACGATGAACCCCAGGTGCTTCACTTCGGCCAGTTTGGACAGGGCATGGAGTTGAAGCAGGGAATGACGTTCACCATCGAGCCCATGGTCAACATGGGCGGCCGCCAACTGCGGATCCTGGATGACAACTGGACCGCGGTCACGTTGGACGGCTCGCTGTCTGCACAATTCGAACACACCATTCTGGTCACCGAGGATGGAGCGGAAGTTCTGACCCGAACCGAAGGAACCACATTTTAAACCTTAAACGTTGAAGGAGAGCGATCATGAAAGGTGATAAAAAAGTCATCGACGCACTCAATGAACTCCTGACTGCGGAACTGACCGCAATCAACATTTACTACCTGCATTACAAGATGCAGGAAAACTGGGGGTACGAAAAACTGGCCGAGCACAGCAAGGCAGAGTCGATGAGCGAAATGAAGCACGCCGCTCAATTGATCGATCGCATTTTGTATCTGGAAGGCGCCCCCAACATGGCCCGCTATGATGAAGTTCCTGTGGGCAAGAACTGCGAGGAGCAACTGCAAAGTGAGTATAAGTATGAGAAGAAACACGTGGACAACCTGAAAAAACACATCCGGCTGTGCCTGGACAAAAACGACTTCGGCACCAAGGAAATCCTGGACGGCATTCTCGTGGAGTCGGAAGAAGGTTGCGACTGGCTGGAAACTCAGTTCCAGCGCATCCAGGATGTGGGCATTCAGAACTACCTGACCGAGCACATGAAAACGGAATAGGCATTTCTCACAAAGGTCCCTCCTCACACAACAGTCAGACTTGTATGAATTACGGCGTCCGGAGAGTACTCTCCGGGCGCTTTTTCATTGCCTCCTTTTATAGACTTCCCCTCCGTATAGAGTCGTCCCAAACCAACTCCAACCCCCATTTGAGGCCCTGATTACGCCCCCATGGACCCTCGTAAGTTATTATATTTAAATGACTTTATAATTATGTTGAAAAAATGTTGGGATCTTGTTGACATTCGTTCTCAATTCCGTTAATAATAAAGGAGTGAATTTGATAATGAATTTCAAAATCTTTGATTGAGGGAGGCGGTCTTCCCATGATGAGTCGGGATAAATCGATAAAGGTTTGCCAAGGGCCGGGCTGCAGAGCCTGGGGGTCGAAAAGTGTGTTGCGTACCTTGCAGTGCCATTTTCGGCAACATCCCGAAATGATGGGGCAGGTAGGGACCTCACGGTGCATGGGCCGTTGCGGAGGTGGCGCGGCAGTGCAGATTGACTCCCCGGATCGAGTTGTCAAGGTACGCAAGGTGGAGGAGATCCTTCGCAAGTTGTTGCGTATTTTCTGAACGCACATTCCAACCCAGATTCGAACACGCAGTTTGCCAGGAAAAAAAAGCCGGCTTCCCTTTAGGGAGCCGGCATTTTTTTATGGGGGCACTCGCCTTTGTAGGGCGATGTTCATCGACAAGGTCGAAGGCATACTGGGTTGACGCCGGGAGGGAAGCCGCCCGGGATGCCCGGAAGTGGGGAGGCCGCAGCCGTGTCGCGGGCTAGTCGTCCTGGCCCGGGGTGTAGCGGAACTGGCAGAACGTGCCCAGCTTCGAGAAGGTATTGTTCAATTTCAGGGTCGCGTAGTCGGTGCGGGCTTCCGCCGGGATGCGGTCGAAGTTGCAGGCGGTTTCAATGTAGTCCGATCGTCCGAACCGGATGAAGAAGCTGTGGAACCAGCAGGCCTTCATCTTGAACTGCCATTCCGTTTCGCTCGCCTTTTTGGTTTCCATCTGGAAATGCCGCCAGCTGAAGTAATCCTCCATACGCGGCGCGTTGTTGTCCACAAACGCCTTGAAGGGGTTGTCCGTAGCTTTTTCTTCCGCCACCTGGGCATCGGTTTCCGGCGCTTTCCAGGCCGTCAAGGCTTCGGTGATGATTTTGCGCGACTTGATCAGGTTGATGTTGTAATCGTCGAGGGCATTGTGACAGGTGTAGATGAACAGCCCGAGGGTGGTGAAGTACTGTTCTTCCTCCGAGAGCGTGTCGCCGTCTTCAAACTCCCACAATTGATTGAAGTGGTTACGAATGCGGTCAAAGTCAACCTGCGGGCCGTCCACCTTCAGGTGAGCCAGCATCGGTTCAATGCGGTCGGAAGCTTTCGGGGTCTGTGTTTCGGTCTGTTCGGATTTTTCTGACATGGTCCACCCTGAAAAAATCGTGATGAGAATTCCTTGCCGTACCGCCACAACCATTCAAAACCGAAGGTTTCGGAAAGCTGGGAAGGAATACGGAGACACTTCAAAAAGTACCACATCCCGCGCTGTCAATTCAAGGAAACTCCCGCCTCATCCTCAGGCCGCCCTTTTCCGGAATCCATACAACGCCGGGGTCTTGTTATGGTCTGCCCTTGAAAAGTCGTATACAATGGGCGCTGAAACCGAATCAGGAACAGGGATAAACGCAGATGTCGCACAACGACGTGGTGATCGTCGGCGCCGGGGTCATCGGCCACAGCATCGCCTTCAAAATAAAGCAGGCCCGCCCCGGCTGGAGCGTCGTGGTGCTGGGCGATCCCATGCACTCTCTGGCCGCCTCGCGCGCCGCTGCGGGCATGCTGGCCCCATTCTGCGAGTGCCGGGAGGCCAACCGTTTTTTCCATTTTTGCCGCGAGTCGCTGGACAAGTATCCCGATTTCATCCGGGACGTTTCCGCCGTGAGCGGTATCGGGGTGTACCTGTCCACGGACGGCTCCATCATGCCGGAAAACTCCATCGGCGAGCAGTGGGACGAACGCCTGCAATTTTTTAAAGAGGAAAACGTTCCGCACGCCGTCTGGTCCCCCGCCACCGTCCGTGAAAAACTGCCGCACCTGTCGCCGCATGTCGGCGCCTGCATCTGGGTCGGCGAAGCGCAGGTCAACAACCGGCAACTGCACGATGCGCTGGCGGCGGCTTCGGCGAAACTCGGCGTGACGGTGGAGACGGCGAATGTCACCGGCTTCCGCCGCGACGACTCAGAGCTGTTCGCCGCCGTCACCGACACAGGCGAGGTGACAGGCAAACGGTTTGTGCTGGCCGCCGGAAGCTGGTCGCAGCAACTGGGCAGCGTGCTCGGCGTTTCCCTGCCCGTGCGCCCGATCAAGGGCCAGATGTGCCGCGTCGATGTCGATGACCTGACACTGGCGTACACCATCCACGGTCTGTGCACCTACATCGCGCCGTGGCGGCAGGGCAATGGCATGGTGCTGGGTTCGACCATGGAAGACCGGGGCTTCGACGGGTTGATTCAGGACGACGTCATTCAAGCCATCATCGACCGCGCAGCGGTGATCCTGCCCGCCCTGAAAGACGCGCCGCTCATCGAAACCTGGGCGGGGCTGCGTCCCGCCGCCGAGGACCGCATGCCGGTCATGGGAGCCAGCAGCCGATTCCACAACCTGTTTTATTCCACCGGACACTTCCGCAACGGCATCCTGTTGACGCCCAATCAGGCCGACTACATGGCCGGGATGGTGACCGGAGAGATGCCGGACCGGATCGCCGAGTTCGATCCGGCGCGTTACGGTTTGTGAATGAGGTTTGATGATTTTTTATGAACGCCACACATGAGTCATAGTGTGCGAAGGAATATCCTGGTATGACACTGCCGCGCTCCACAACCCAACGCGACGAAGACCTGATCCGCGATTTCCATTATATCTGGCATCCGTGCACGCAGATGAAGGATCACGAAGCGGAGCCGCCGTTGTTGATCGACCGTGCGGAAGGCTTGCACCTGTACGACCGCGAAGGCAACCGCTACCTGGATTGCATCGCGTCGTGGTGGGTCAACCTGTTCGGCCACAACCATTCCCATATCAATCAGGCCATCACCGATCAGTTGCAGAAGATGGCGCACGTCATGTTCGCCGGCATCACGCACCAGCCCGCCGTCGATCTGGCGCACAAATTGATCGAATGGTCGTCGCCGAATCTCAGCAAAGTTTTTTTCTCCGACAACGGTTCCACTTCGGTGGAGGTGGCGCTCAAGATGAGCCTGCAATTCTGGGCGCAGACGGGCAAGCCGGAGAAAAAGCGCTTCGTCTATTTGAAAGGCGCGTACCACGGCGAAACGCTGGGCGCGCTCTCCGTGTCCGGCATCGACCTGTTCCGCAACCGCTTCGAGCCGGTGCTGATGGACAACCTTGAGGTGGAAGGACCCGACTGCCTGCGCTGTCCCTACGGCCTCACGCGGGACACCTGCAAGGCCGAGTGTTTCGAGCCCATGGAGAAGGCGCTGGTGGAAGAACACCAGAACATCGCCGCCGTCATCGTCGAGCCCTTAGTGCAGGGCGCGGCGGGGATGAAGATGTACCCGCCGGTGTATCTGGAAAAACTGCAAGCCACCTGCGAGACCCTGCGCGTGCACACGATTTACGATGAGGTCGCGGTCGGCTTCGGCCGTACCGGAGGGCTGTTCGTCTCCGAACAACTGCGCCACAAACCGACGTTCCTGTGCCTGTCGAAGGGCATCACTTCCGGTTACCTGCCGCTGGCGGCGACGCTCACCGAAGACCGCATCTACCAGGCGTTCTACGGCGATCACGACACGTTCAAGTTGTTCATCCACAGCCACAGTTACAGCGCCAACCCGCTGGCCTGCGCCGCCGCCAACGCCACCTTTGAGCTGTTCGCCGCAGACGGATTCTGGGACGCGCTCAAGGAGCGTATCGCCACCCTGAAAGAATGCGGAGAAATGTTAAAGGAGTTGCCGTGGTGCGGCGAGTTCCGGCAGACGGGACTCATCGGCGCGTGCGAATTGGTGCGCGATCGCGACACGCTGGCGAAGTTCCCCATGACGCAGAGGGTGGGGTATCAAATCTATAAAAAGGCGTTGCAGCGCGGGCTGTTCCTGCGTCCCCTGGGTGACGTCGTTTATTTCATCCCGCCGCTGGTCATCGATCCCGAAACCATCCGGTCGATGGTGACCACGGCGCGCGACTGCATCCACGACGTGTTGAGCGAGGTCTGAATGTACGAAGTCTATATCACCACCCGGTTCTCTGCCGCGCACCAGCTACGCGGTTACGACGGCCAGTACGAAAACCTGCACGGTCACAACTGGACGGCGAGCGTGACTGTGGAGGCGGAGGAACTGGACGAGATCGGCGTCGGCATCGATTTCGTCGAATTGAAAAAGAGGGTGGACGACTATCTCTCGAAACTCGATTACCAGAACATCAACGAAGTGCCGCCGTTCGACACGCAGAACCCGTCGGCGGAGAACATCGCGCGCTGGCTGTTCCAGCAATTGGAAGCGTCGATCGACAAACAGCACGCCCGCGTCAAGCGCGTGGAAGTGTACGAAACCCCGGAAAGCGGCGCCGCGTATTTTGAGTGATGTGCCTTTTTGCAAACAAAACATAGATTCTGCGTCACCTGCGGCTCCTTAGAATGACAGGCCAAACCAAAGTCTGTCATCCTGAACGAAGTGAAGGATCTCTGTTTTCTTTTTATGTGGTTCCACTCCGGGCATACGTATCATTCAATCTCTTCCATGCGTTCACGGTCTAGGGCTTAGACCTGTGTCCGCACAAGGGAATCTCATCGTTCACCCTCACCCCAGCCCTCTCCCATCCAGGGAGAGGGTGTATTAAAAGTTCCTTCTCCCCTTGCGGCACTCCAGAGTGACAGGCCAGGATGCGGGAATGACTGTTCCTCCTGCGGCTTCTCAGAATGACATGAGTCAAGCTCTCGATAAAGATAGACAACCACTTTGCCCCCTCCCCTTACCAAGGGGAGGGTTGGGGTGGGGTTGCCTTTCCGGACTGCATCGGTGTCATTCTGGGCGAAGAAAAGAATCTATGTGTTGGTTTGCCGTTTATTTAATCCCCTCAATATGTCCATCGACGACGTCGATGTGCTCCGCCTGCGGATTCCTTGGCAGGCCGGGCATGCGCATGATCTCGCCCGTCACCGGGATGACGAATCCCGCGCCCGCCGACAGTAAAATCTCCCGCACCGTCACGGTGAATCCCAGAGGCCGGCCGTACAGCTTGGGATCGTCGGACAAGGACGACTGCGTTTTGGCGATGCACACCGGTAGTTTGTCGTAACCCCATTTCTCCAGGCTTTTCAGATCGCGCTGGGCTTTTTTGCTGTACTCGATCTTCTCCGCGCCGTACATGCCATGCGCCACCTTCCAGATTTTGGTTGGGATGTCTTCCGTCCAGTCATAGAGCGGGTGAAACGGATCGGGAGTTTTCTCCGCGTGTTGCATCACCACCTTGGCCAATTCCACCGCCCCGTCGCCACCGTTCGCGAAATGATCGCTCACCGCAAATGGCACCTTCAGTTTGTTTTCGCAGTGTTCGCGCACGATCTGAATCTCGGCGTCGGTGTCGGTGTCGAAGCGGTTGAGGCAGACGATCGGCGGCTCGCGGAAGCGTTTGATGTTCTCCACGTGGCGGTCGAGGTTGACCAGCCCTTTCGCCAACCGTTCCGGGTCGGGGGACGTCAACTCGTCCTTCTTTGCGCCGCCGTGCATCTTGAGGGCGCGGCAGGTGGCGACCAGCACCACGGCGGCGGTGTCGAGTCCCGCGCTCACGCACTTGATGTCGAAAAACTTTTCCGCGCCGAGATCGAAGCCGAATCCCGCCTCCGTCACCGCCCAGTCGGCCAGCCCCATGGCCATCTTGGTGGCGATCACCGAGTTGCAGCCGTGGGCGATGTTGGCGAACGGTCCACCGTGGATGAACGCGGGCACGCCTTCGGTCGATTGCACGAGGTTCGGCATGAGTGCGTCTTTAAGAAGCGCCGTCATGGCGCCGGTGGCGTGGAGCGAGTCGGCGGTCACCGGTTCGTCGTTGTGGGTGAAGGCGACGAGAATGCGCGCCAGCCGTTTTTTAAGGTCGTCAAAGTTTTCAGCCAGGCACAGGATGGCCATGATCTCTGAGGCGGCGGTGATGTCGAATCCCCCTTCGCGCGGCACACCCTGCAACACGCCGCCCAGACCGAGCACAATGTGGCGCAGGGCGCGGTCGTTCATGTCCATGACGCGCCGCCACTGGATGCGGCGCGGATCGATCTGGCTCATGCCTTCGTGGTAGATGCGGTTGTCGAGCATGGCCGAAAGCAGGTTGTTGGCGGCGGTGACGGCGTGGAAATCGCCGGTGAAGTGGAGGTTGATCTCGTCCGCCGGATGCACCTGGCTTTGGCCGCCGCCGGTGGCGCCGCCTTTCATGCCGAGGCACGGTCCCAGCGACGGCTCGCGCAGGGCGAGGCACACCCGCTGGCCCAGTTTTTCCAGCCCCTGGCCCAGGCCGATGGTGGTCGTGGTCTTGCCTTCTCCGGCGGCGGTGGGGGTGATGGCCGAGACGAGGATCAGTTTGCCCTTCGGCGGGTGTTTCTCCAGCACGCTCAGGCGCACCTTGGCCTTGGTGTGGCCGTAAGGCACGAGGTCGGCGTCGCCGATGCCCAGGCGGGCGGCGATTTCGGTGATGGGTTGCAGCGGCGGGGTTTGGGAATCGGATTGCATGCGGCCTCCTCTTCGATTACAACCAGCGATTTTTGCGGTACCAGTCGAGGGTGCGGGTCAGCCCTTCCTGCAAATCATACTGCGGGCGAAATCCGTACGTGTCAAAAAAACGTTGCGGCGATGCGGTCCACGCGCCCTGGTCGATGTCGCGCACGCGCTGCCGGTCGAGCAGCGGCGGTTCTTTGCTGAATTTCGAAACGGTTTCCGACAGAAACGCCAGCGCCGTGAGCGCGGTTTGGGAAATGACGACGCGCCGCGCGCGCACGTTCAAGATCTCCATCACCGCCTCGGCCACCCGGTCCCACGAGTAACATTCGCCGTCGGTGACGAACAGCACCCGGTGCGTGGAGGGCGGTTGCGCGGCTGTAAGCAGGATGGCGCGCACCAGGTCGTCGATATAAATCAACGACAGAATTTTTTCCTTGCGACCGATGTGCACATTCCAGCCTTTATGGATCAGCTTGATGTAATCGAGCAGATTTTTATCGCGTTCGCCGTACACGACAGGTGGACGCAGCACGACGATGGGCAGGAATCGCGAAAAGGTGAGGGCGATCACCTCTCCCGCCAGCTTGGAATGACCGTAGCCGGAAGCCGGATTGCAGGGAGCGGCTTCGTCGATCGGCGCATCGATGGGGGACGGACCGGAGGCGGCGATGCTGCTGAGGTGCACGATGGACCGGATCTGCCTGCCGTGTGCGAGGCAGGCTTCGTACAGATGCGTGCAGGCGCTGACGTTGTTGCGGTTGAAATCGGAAAGAGAACGTGCCCGCACCGTGCCTGCCGCGTGGAGCACCACGTCCACCTGGCCCAACAACTCGCGGTAGCTGGCAGGCTCCAGCAGGTCGCCCGTGTGGACGTGGACGCCGTCGGCGTCGAGTTCGTGTGCGCGGTGAAGGCTGCGCACCAGTGCGTGCACCGTGCAGTTTTGGGCGAGCAGAGCTTCGATCAGGTGCGAACCGATGAATCCCCCGGCACCCGTCACCAGCACGCGCGCGCCGTTCAGGTCGGGTGCGCCGGTTTTAGGCGTGTCAGCCATCGAGCAGGGCGGGCAGGTTGATCATCTGTTCCAGATGCGCCAACAGGTGCGGGGTGAAGCTGTCGGTGGACAGGTCCTCGATGAACGGGATTCTGCCCAGCACCGGCGTTTTCGACAGATGCGAGACGAGGGCGGGTTGCAGGGCTTCGACATCCGTCAGCCCGTCCTGCTTGCGGTCGCTGAACATCACGCCTTTGACCGGAATACCGCGGGCATGGAGCGCGTCGAGACTGAGCAGGGTGTGGTTGAGCGTGCCCAACTGGAATCCGGCGACGAGGATGACGGGGAAACCCAGTTCCTCGATCAGGTCGATCACATGATAATGCGGCGTGATGGGCACACGCAGTCCGCCGACACCTTCCACCAGCAAAGGATGGTAGCGCGCCGCCAGGCTGCGGCACGCTGCGACCAGCGCGGCGGGATCGATTTCCATGTTCTCGATCTCGGCGGACTGGTAGGGCGCGGCGGGGGTTTTGAGCCGCAGCGGGCAGATGGCCTCCAACGGTTCGTCGAGGCCGGAACACTCCAGCAGGAATTTGGCGTCGGAGTTGGCGGACGAACTGCAATGAGTGTCCACGCCGGTCTCGACCGGTTTGATGAAGCCCGCGTTTTGCCCGTGCTGGCGCAACAGGGCGAGCAGGGCCGCTGTGACCACGGTTTTGCCGATGCCGGTGTCGGTGGCGGTGATGAAGTATCCTTTGGCGGCCATGGATGAGGGTCTCCGTGAATAAACCCGTTCATTGTAGGCAAGGCTGCGGGACTTGCCAATGCCATTTTAATCCCCCGGTCCCTTTTCAGTGCCCCGGCCTTTTGCTATACTTTTCCTGTTGGAGCCATTTAAAACGTAGAACGTCAAAGGCCTTGTATGAGCAACAAACTTGAAATTCTATGTCCGTGCTGCGAAGCCAAGCTGCAGGTGGACCAGAAGACCGGGGAAGTCGTCTGGAAAGAGGAAAAGAAAAAGACGATGTCGTCCCTGTCGGACATGGTCAAGGGCCTCGACCAGCACCGCAAGGAAGCGGAAACGCTTTTCAAAAAACAGAACGAAATCGAGAAAGACCGCTCCCGCCTGCTCGATGAGAAGTTCAAGGAAGCGCAGAAACACGTGGACAAGGACAGTCCCAAACCCCTCCGCGATTTCGACCTGGATTGATCAGGCCTCAATCTCCATCCGGTCGTAAGCCAACTCCACATTTTCCGGCAGGGCCCGGTTCACCGTCGCGTGGTCGAACTTGTGGTTGATGTGTGTCAGGATCGCCCGTTTGGGCTTCAGCATGTCGATCGCCTTCAACGCGTCGTCCAGGCAGAAATGCGTCGGGTGCGGATCGAACCCCAGTGCGTTCAGCACCAAGACCTCCAGTCCTTCCAGTTTTTCGCGGCTGGCATCCGGAATGCCGGAGCAGTCGGTCACATACGCGACGTCGTTGATGCGGTAACCGAGGATGGTCATGTTGCCGTGGGTGATGTCCACCGGCTGAATGGTGAGGCCGCCCAGTTCGAACGGTTCCGGTTCGATGACGATGGGGTCGAGTTGCGGGATGCCGCCGCCCATCGGCTTGTGGCCGTTGAAGATATAATTGAAGTTGCGCCGGATGGCTTCCAGCGTCATGGCGTTGCCGTAACAGGGGATGACGGTTTTGTGGAAAAAGTTGAAGACGCGCAGCTCGTCGATGCCGTGCACATGGTCGGCATGGTGGTGCGTGTAGAGCACGGCGTGGATGCGGTCGATATCGTTATTGAGGCACTGCTGGCGCAGGTCGGTGGAGGTGTCGATCAACAGGTTGAAGCCGTCGTTCTGCACCATCACCGAGGCGCGCAGGCGTTTGTTGTGCGGGTCGGTGGAGAGGCAGACCTCGCAGCGGCAGCAGACGGTGGGCACGCCGGTGGAGGTGCCCGTTCCCAAAAAGACGAGTTTCATGGCAGACCGTTCAGTGTTTCATATCACACAAAGCTTCGGACGCACTGCACGGGCTGAACTCAAACTGGATGGTCGAGTGGGTGATGTTGAACCGGTCTTTCAGCAAGACTTTTATTTCCTTCAAGGTATCTTCCACCTGAGTGACTTTGCTGTTGTTCACCAATGCGTGCGTGCTGAGTGCGTAGATGTTCGAGCAGATGCACCACACGTGCAGTTCGTGAATGTCTTCCACCGCCGGGATCGACGTCAATTCCCGCTCCACGTCTTTCAGCGAGATGCCGCGCGGCACCCCTTCGAGCAGGATGTGGACCGAATCGGCGATGATGGACCGCGCGCCCCACATGAGAATCAGGGAGATCAGCGCGGCGATGGCGACATCCAGAACGTACCATTGAGTGTACCACATGACCACGCCGCCCAGCAGCACCGCCACCGAGGCCAGGGTGTCGCCCAGCACGTGATAGAACGCGCCTTTCAGGTTGAGGTCGTGATGGTGGCCGTGGCCGACGGAGTCTTTCAGGAAATACACCACGCAGAGATTGGTGGCCAGCCCCAACAGCGCCACGGCCATGACCGTCGGCGTGTGCACCGGCTGCGGCGACTGGAACCGCTCGAAGGCCTCCCAGAGAATCCATAAAGCCATTGTAAACAATAAGATACCGTTCAAGAGGGCGGCGAAGATCTCCATCCGGTGGTAGCCGTAGGTTTTGGTATCGGTGACCGGTCGATCGGCAATTTTGAGCGCCAGCCAGCTGAGGCTGAGCGAGAAGACGTCAGTGAGCATGTGGGCGGCGTCACCGAGCAGGGCCAGGCTGTTGGCCAGGATGCCGCCAACGACCTCTGCGACCAGCACGAGGGAGGTCAGTAGAATGGCCAGTTTCAATTTATTTTGAACGAGGTTCGATTTCATTTTTTGAAACTTTGGAGAGGCAGGGGCATCTAAAACTTGCAAGCGACGCCACATTCCAGAAAACCCAATAGGCTCTAGCAATATCAAGAGCTTTCTCATTTTAGGTGGAGCCGGAAAGCCTGTCAAGGCGATCCCTGTGCTGCCCTGAAGCCGGGTCGGGGTCCGCCGGACGTCCTTACAATCCGCCCATGCCCGAATTTGAAGACACACAAACGTTTGTGCTACATTAATATCTTTTTTACCCAACATTTTTAGAAAGAGGAGTCAAACATGGCGACATTAGTTGCAAAGCAAGCCCCCGATTTTACTGCTCAAGCCGTCATGCCGGATGGGAGCTTCAAGGAGATCAAACTCTCGGACTACC of Nitrospina watsonii contains these proteins:
- a CDS encoding NAD-dependent epimerase/dehydratase family protein; its protein translation is MADTPKTGAPDLNGARVLVTGAGGFIGSHLIEALLAQNCTVHALVRSLHRAHELDADGVHVHTGDLLEPASYRELLGQVDVVLHAAGTVRARSLSDFNRNNVSACTHLYEACLAHGRQIRSIVHLSSIAASGPSPIDAPIDEAAPCNPASGYGHSKLAGEVIALTFSRFLPIVVLRPPVVYGERDKNLLDYIKLIHKGWNVHIGRKEKILSLIYIDDLVRAILLTAAQPPSTHRVLFVTDGECYSWDRVAEAVMEILNVRARRVVISQTALTALAFLSETVSKFSKEPPLLDRQRVRDIDQGAWTASPQRFFDTYGFRPQYDLQEGLTRTLDWYRKNRWL
- the bioD gene encoding dethiobiotin synthase, which translates into the protein MAAKGYFITATDTGIGKTVVTAALLALLRQHGQNAGFIKPVETGVDTHCSSSANSDAKFLLECSGLDEPLEAICPLRLKTPAAPYQSAEIENMEIDPAALVAACRSLAARYHPLLVEGVGGLRVPITPHYHVIDLIEELGFPVILVAGFQLGTLNHTLLSLDALHARGIPVKGVMFSDRKQDGLTDVEALQPALVSHLSKTPVLGRIPFIEDLSTDSFTPHLLAHLEQMINLPALLDG
- a CDS encoding 2-nitropropane dioxygenase encodes the protein MSNKLEILCPCCEAKLQVDQKTGEVVWKEEKKKTMSSLSDMVKGLDQHRKEAETLFKKQNEIEKDRSRLLDEKFKEAQKHVDKDSPKPLRDFDLD
- a CDS encoding MBL fold metallo-hydrolase; translated protein: MKLVFLGTGTSTGVPTVCCRCEVCLSTDPHNKRLRASVMVQNDGFNLLIDTSTDLRQQCLNNDIDRIHAVLYTHHHADHVHGIDELRVFNFFHKTVIPCYGNAMTLEAIRRNFNYIFNGHKPMGGGIPQLDPIVIEPEPFELGGLTIQPVDITHGNMTILGYRINDVAYVTDCSGIPDASREKLEGLEVLVLNALGFDPHPTHFCLDDALKAIDMLKPKRAILTHINHKFDHATVNRALPENVELAYDRMEIEA
- a CDS encoding cation diffusion facilitator family transporter; its protein translation is MKSNLVQNKLKLAILLTSLVLVAEVVGGILANSLALLGDAAHMLTDVFSLSLSWLALKIADRPVTDTKTYGYHRMEIFAALLNGILLFTMALWILWEAFERFQSPQPVHTPTVMAVALLGLATNLCVVYFLKDSVGHGHHHDLNLKGAFYHVLGDTLASVAVLLGGVVMWYTQWYVLDVAIAALISLILMWGARSIIADSVHILLEGVPRGISLKDVERELTSIPAVEDIHELHVWCICSNIYALSTHALVNNSKVTQVEDTLKEIKVLLKDRFNITHSTIQFEFSPCSASEALCDMKH